CATGATCTGCGGCCGCATCATCAGCGCCCGGGCGATGGCCACGCGTTGCTGCTGGCCGCCGGAGAGCTGGTGCGGATACTTCCAGGCGTGGTCGAGCATCCCGACCTTGTGGAGCAGGGCATAGGCCTGCTGCTTGAGCGCCTCGGGGCGGTCGAGCCGGTGATAGCGCGGGGCGAGCAGCAGGTTGTCCAGCACCGTCAGGTGGGGGAAGAGATTGAAGCTCTGGAACACCATGCCGATGTCCAGGCGGTGCTCGCTGTGTTCGATGAAGCGCGGCTTCTGGGCGCCGTCCTTGCGTAGGTGGATGAACGGCTGGCCGTTGATGCGGATCTCGCCGTTGTCCAGTTGCTCCAGCCCATTGAGCAGGCGGATCAGGGTGGTCTTGCCGGAGCCCGAGGGGCCGATCACCGACACCACTTCGCCCGGCTGGATCTGCAGGTTGACCGAACCCAGCACCTCGACGTCGTTGTAGGCCTTGTGCAGGCGGGCGGCCTGCAGCGCCGGAGTGGCGGCGTCCCATTGCGGCTTGGCACTGGCGGTCGAGGCCTGGGTAGCCAGGGCCAGTACCTGGGCGTCGGGCGTGCGCACCACCTTGCGTTGGGTTACGTCGAGGAAGCGTTCCAGGCGCTTGAGCAGGAAGTCGAACAGGGTGACGATCAGCACGTAGTAGAAGGCCACCGCCGCCATGGTCTCCATGACCAGAAAGTTCTGCGAGTAGAGACGCTGGCCGACCATCAGGATCTCGGTCAGGGAGATCACCGAGACCAGGGAGCTGAGCTTGACGATGGAGATGTATTCGTTGGCCAGCGACGGCAGCGCCACCCGCAGCGCCTGGGGGATGACGATGCGCCACTGGGTGCCGAGAAAGCGCAGCCCCAGGGCCCGTGCTGCCTCGTTCTGACCCTTGGGAATCGACAGCAGGCCGCCGCGGTGGATCTCGGCGACATAGGCCGTCTCGCTGACGACCATACCGATGAGCCCCGCCCAGAAGGGATCGGCCAGCACCACCGAGGTCGAGGGCAACGCCTGCGGTAGGTTGTAGATGAAGATCAGCAGCACCAGCAGCGGCACGCTGCGAAAGAACCAGATGTAGCCGCGCGCCGGCAGGCTGAGTACGGGATGCCGGGACTGTTTCGCCAGGGCGATGAAGAAGCCGAGGGCGATGCTGATGACCCAGGTAAGGGTACTGAGTTTGATGACCGTCCAGGTTGCCAGCCAGAATTGAGTGTCGCCGATCAGGCTGAACATGTAGTTCCAGTCGAAAGTCATCGTGAAAACCTGTCGCCGTTCATTGGAAGAACAGGGCCGAAGAGGTAGGCCCGGTCGCTGTAATTACAGAATTGGCAATCGACGGACTTATCGTCAATTAACAAATTACGGGCCTCTGTATAGGACTTGCCTATGCAGAAACGTCAGTCGACTCAGTGAGTTCTTTATATGCCCCGATACGGGGCGAAGTGTCGCTATTAGGTGCTGGAGTGCAGGATTTTGGTGCGCTGGCTGGAGATCGATGCAGGCCGTGTCTGCTGGATTTTCAAGGGTTTGGCTAGGGCGTAAGGCAATGGGAAGCTGCCTGGCATGGCTTTCGCTTCGAAGGTTAAGACTATGCAGGATCAAGCTCTGCAGTGATTTTTTCTATAGGAAATCCGTGACGCATTTTACGCTCAGGCAACTTCGTTATTTCGTCGCCGTGGTCGAGGAAGACAGCATCGTCGAGGCGGCGCGACAACTGCACATATCCCAGCCGTCAATATCCGTCGCCATCAAGAATCTCGAAGAAAGTTTCGAGCAGAAGTTGTTCGTGCGCCATCACGCCCAGGGCGTTTCCCTGACCGCCAGCGGGCGCCGGCTTTATGAAAAGGCCAAGGAATTGCTGCGGCTTTCCTATGAGCTGGAACAGAACGCCCGCGCGGAAAGCGAGATGGTCTCGGGCACGGTGGCGGTCGGTTGTTTCGAATCCGCGGCGCCGCTCTATCTGCCCAAGCTGGTCGCCGGCTTCAAGCGGCTCTATCCGGAAATCACCATCCAGTTGCATGACGGCGAACAGCACGAATTGATGCACGGGGTACACCGCGGTCGCTTCGATCTGGTGTTTCTCTACGACCTGGAACTGGGTGATTCCATCACCAAGGAAAAGCTCAACGCCCCGCACAAGCCCTACGCCTTGCTGCCCATCGCCCATCCCCTGGCGCGCAAGAAGGCGGTGACGCTCAAGGAGCTGAGCCGCGAACCCATGATCCTGCTGGACGTGGTGCCCAGCCGTAACTACTTCATCGATATCTTCAAGGAGAAGGGCTACCACCCCACGGTGGCCTACAGCTCGCCCTCCATCGAGATGGTGCGCTGCATGGTGGGGCAGGGGCTGGGCTTTTCCGTGCTGGTCACCCGGCCGACCACCGACATCACCTACGATGGCAAGCGCCTGGTCCAGGTCAATATCCACGACGACATGCCTGCCTCGACCTTCATCATGGCCTACCTGCGCAACAATGAGCCGACCAAGGCTACGCGGCTGTTCATGGATTATTGCCGCAGCGTGGATCTTTCGCCGCTGGCGCCGGAGCGACAGGGCGAGGAATTGCCGTCCTAGTACGCTTCGCGCACCTCTGGCGCGCGCGATAGGCTGATCACGAATCGTTAAACGATTCATTGATGTGAGAATGAGTATCAATTAGAGTTTTGCGCTCCTAGTTTTACAGGGACGCAGAAATGCTATCGCCGCTCGCTTCGCCTCAGGCGTCACGTCAGCCCAGGTTCCCCCTTGATGAGGTCAATCCGCCGACCCTTCAGGGTTCACTTCCGCAGCCGGTCAGGCAGGGTCGCGCCGCTGAGGATTCAGCGCTGGGAACATTGTTCGATCATCACCGTAGCGGCTTGCTCAATATCGCGACGCGC
The window above is part of the Pseudomonas oryzihabitans genome. Proteins encoded here:
- a CDS encoding amino acid ABC transporter permease/ATP-binding protein codes for the protein MTFDWNYMFSLIGDTQFWLATWTVIKLSTLTWVISIALGFFIALAKQSRHPVLSLPARGYIWFFRSVPLLVLLIFIYNLPQALPSTSVVLADPFWAGLIGMVVSETAYVAEIHRGGLLSIPKGQNEAARALGLRFLGTQWRIVIPQALRVALPSLANEYISIVKLSSLVSVISLTEILMVGQRLYSQNFLVMETMAAVAFYYVLIVTLFDFLLKRLERFLDVTQRKVVRTPDAQVLALATQASTASAKPQWDAATPALQAARLHKAYNDVEVLGSVNLQIQPGEVVSVIGPSGSGKTTLIRLLNGLEQLDNGEIRINGQPFIHLRKDGAQKPRFIEHSEHRLDIGMVFQSFNLFPHLTVLDNLLLAPRYHRLDRPEALKQQAYALLHKVGMLDHAWKYPHQLSGGQQQRVAIARALMMRPQIMLFDEPTSALDPEKVNEVLQVIETLAQEGITMVIVTHEMNFAFKVSDRIVFMEKGRVVCDDAPQVLRNGQHPRVEAFLKDVSLA
- a CDS encoding LysR family transcriptional regulator, whose product is MTHFTLRQLRYFVAVVEEDSIVEAARQLHISQPSISVAIKNLEESFEQKLFVRHHAQGVSLTASGRRLYEKAKELLRLSYELEQNARAESEMVSGTVAVGCFESAAPLYLPKLVAGFKRLYPEITIQLHDGEQHELMHGVHRGRFDLVFLYDLELGDSITKEKLNAPHKPYALLPIAHPLARKKAVTLKELSREPMILLDVVPSRNYFIDIFKEKGYHPTVAYSSPSIEMVRCMVGQGLGFSVLVTRPTTDITYDGKRLVQVNIHDDMPASTFIMAYLRNNEPTKATRLFMDYCRSVDLSPLAPERQGEELPS